In one bacterium genomic region, the following are encoded:
- the cysC gene encoding adenylyl-sulfate kinase — protein sequence MTEQKAANITWHTASIQRADREKLLGQKGLVLWFTGLPASGKSTLAHAVEAKLHQSGHLTYVLDGDNIRHGLNKNLGFSPQDRVENIRRIGEVAKLFADAGLIAITAFISPYRADRDQARRLLLPDQFIEVYVKVSLAVAEQRDPKGLYKKARAGEIKEFTGISAPYEEPLSPELVVDTDVLDLEQSTALVLDLLNRRALTA from the coding sequence ATGACAGAACAAAAAGCAGCCAACATCACCTGGCACACGGCGTCCATTCAACGCGCGGATCGTGAAAAGCTGTTAGGCCAGAAAGGGCTAGTGCTTTGGTTTACCGGCCTGCCCGCCTCTGGCAAATCCACTCTGGCGCATGCGGTCGAGGCAAAATTGCATCAATCCGGCCATCTCACCTATGTGCTGGACGGCGACAACATCCGCCACGGCCTGAATAAAAATCTGGGCTTCTCTCCGCAGGACCGGGTGGAGAACATCCGCCGGATCGGCGAGGTGGCCAAGCTGTTTGCCGACGCGGGGTTGATCGCCATAACCGCGTTCATATCACCCTATCGTGCAGATCGCGATCAGGCGCGGCGGCTGCTGCTGCCCGATCAATTCATCGAAGTATACGTCAAAGTGTCATTGGCCGTCGCAGAACAGCGCGATCCCAAAGGCCTGTATAAAAAAGCGCGCGCCGGAGAGATCAAAGAGTTCACCGGCATCTCCGCTCCCTATGAAGAGCCGCTGAGCCCAGAATTGGTCGTTGATACGGACGTTCTGGACCTGGAGCAAAGCACCGCCCTGGTCCTGGATCTGCTCAACCGACGCGCCTTGACCGCCTGA